From the genome of Natrinema marinum:
CCGACCCCGGCCCGTTCTCGCGGGGCGCGGTCGGCTGTACGGGCAACGAGTTCTGTAACTACGCCATCATCGAGACGAAAAAGCGCACCAAGCGCTGGGCCCGCGAGCTCGACGAGCGCATCGACGTGCCCGACGACATCGAGGCCATCCGGATGCACATGTCCGGCTGCTCGGCCTCCTGTGCCCAGCCCCAGATCGCCGACATCGGCTTCCGCGGCGAGACCGTCAAACTCGAGGACGAAGACAGCCCCAACGAGGAGGGCGACAACCTCGTCGAAGGGATGGACTTCGGCCTCGGCGGCTCGCTGGGTGCGGAAAACGAGTTCCTCGACTGGATTCAGAACGCGGTGCCCGCCGATTCGGTGATCCCAGCACTCGAGCAATTGTTCGATGCCTACGCCGAGGATCGCGACGACGGCGAGAAGTTCTACGAGTGGTGTCGTCGCGTCGACAACGATCGGCTCCGGCAGGTTATGAACAGCGCTGAGGCACCGGTTGCGCGAGGTGTTGCCCATGGGGACTGACCGCGAGGACGAACGTAGTGAGTCCTCGAAGAAGCGAGCGGGTGCGAAGCGACACGCGAGCCGCGAGGCCTCGCTGCGCTCGGCCTCGGATCGAGCGAGCGGGGAGCGAAGCGACCCGCGAGGGAGCGACGACGAACGTCGCTTCCCCCGCGTCCCCGACTCGGACGACGATGACGACGCCGTCATCGTGCCGGACGCCGGCGCTGGCGCGTCCCGTTCTCGCGAGGGGACGGATCACGCTCGAGAGGGTGCAATCGCGACGGACGGCGGCGCTTCCGACGGCGACAGCTGCTCGCCCGATACCTGTACCTGCGGCGAGAAGACCCGAGAGACGACGACGGACCAGCCGGTCGCCACCGACGGTGCCGGCGTCGCCAACGTCGACGAGATGGGCGAACTCGGCGACCTCGAGTTCACCGAGCCCGCCGAGAACGCCAGTCAGGACGTCTACGACGACGCGCCCGACACCCGCGTCGGGATTCCCGAGGGCGTCGATCTGGACACGCCGGAGTACTCGATCCGGTCGCAGATGAACGACATCGAGACGCCGGACGAGAAGACCTGGTTCATGGAACTGGACGAGGCCGTCATCGACGCCGGCCGCTGTATCCAGTGTGGGACCTGTGTCGCCGCCTGCCCGTCGGACTCGATCGGCGTCGGCGACGACGGCCTGCCGGAACTGGTCAAGATGTGCACCGGCTGTTCGCTCTGTTGGGACTTCTGTCCCCGCGGCGGGCTCCGGTACGAGCGCCAGTGGAAGATCACCGGCGGCGAGGACAACGTCAAGGGTGCGGGCGACCCGATCACGGAGTTCTCCGCGAAGGTCGACGACGACTGGACCGACGGGGCCCAGGACGGCGGCGTCGTCACCGGCGTCCTCGCGACCCTACTCGAGGAAGGCGAGATCGACGGCGCGCTCGTCGCCACCGAGAGCGAGGACGAACCCTGGAAGGCCGAGAGCTTCCTCGCGACGACGACCGAGGAACTCATCGCAAACGCCGGCACGGTCTACAATCAGACCCTCGCGCTGGGGAACCTCGATCTCGAACAGTGGGAGCACAAGCTCCCCGACAAGGACTGGGCGGACCTCTCGTTGGCGATCGTCGGCACCCCCTGTGAGATCGAAGGTATCCGCGCTCTCCAGGACTTCGAGTGGGACTACCAGGCCCAGAACGAGGGCATTCGCGCGGTCGACTACACGATCGCGCTGATGTGCACCAAGAACTTCAACTACTACAGCCTCATGGGCGAGCAGTTGGAGGAAAAACGCGACATCTCGCCCGACGAGATCGGCAAGATGGACGTCCTCCACGGCAAGATGATGGTCTACGGCCACGACGGCGAGATGATTCTTGAGGAGGACATCGAGAACTTCCACGACGCCGCGCTCAAAGGCTGTGACGAGTGTGCCGACTTCACCGGCTTCTGTTCGGACATCACCGTCGGCTCCGTCGGCTCTTCCGACGAGTACTCGAGCGTCATCATCCGCACCGAGCAGGGGATGAAGGCGTGGGAGCTGACCGAGCCGAAACTCGACTACCACGATCTCGAGGACAAGTCGGCGGTCGGCAAGCTTCAGGGCTGGGACAAGAAGAAGGCCTTCGAAAGTCTCGAGCGGCCCTTCGACCCCGATGCGCCGCGGTTCATCGACTACACCGACCACGCCGAGAACTACGGCACGGCGCTGAATCCCCACGATCAGGGGCACTAAGGTCGAATCGTTTCCCGATTTTTCGTCGCTCGTTTCGTCACGACTCAGATCACGATCCCGGACTGTAAGATCGCGATCAGGACGGTCAGCGCCGGGATCGCCAGCAGCGTCGTCAGGAAGACGCACGTCGAGACGTACTCCGAGACGAGCACGCCCTCGGTTCGGGCGCTGCCGGCGAACTCGATGACCAGAATCAGCGGCGTCACGGCAGCGGGCATCGCCGTCTCGAGGACGAAGACGCGCGCGACGGTCGCGTTCTCGAAGCCGACGAGGAGGGCGACCCCGAGACCGACGGCGGGGGCGACGGCCATCTTGAGCGCGGTCGCGGGCCAGGCCCGCGAGACGGCGGTTGCGGTGTTCGAACGCGCGAGCTGGATCCCGAGGATGAGCAGCATGAGCGGGATCGAGGCGTCGCCGACGAGTTGGAGCGTCTCCATCGCCGCCGTGTCAGCGGGCGGGACGATATCCAGCGCACGCGCGCCCAGCGCGGCGACGACGGCGTATACGAGCGGGATGTAGAACACCCGCCGGACGCCCTCGAGGCCGGCGGAACCGCTGCTCCGGGAGGCGACGTAGACGCCGACGGTGTACATCAGCACGGACTGGACCGAGAGAAAGAGCACGGCCGTCTGACGGCCGACCGCGCCGAACGCGAAGTCCGAGACGGGAATGCCGAGGTTCCCCGAGTTGGTAAAGATCGCGACCAGCACGAGGGCGCTCAGCGCCGGTTCTTCCTCGCCGACGGCGCGCCCGACGAGTTCGGCGATCACCCACATCGCGGCCGTGAAGACGCCGATCCCGACTGCGACCCGCAGCAGCGTCGACGCCTCGAGCCTCGTCGTCGCGAGGCTGTGAAACACCAGCGCGGGAGCTAACACGTAGACGACGGCCGTGTTCAGCGGCTCCGGATCGATCTCTCTGACGGTGGCCAGCACGTAGCCCACGGCCGCGATGGCGACGATCGGCCCGACCGCGGAGGCGAAGATCGCGAGGAGGTCGGTCATCGGTCAGCGCTCGCCCCGCACCCGCGCGTTCGGCTCGAGGCGCTCGGCTGCCCCCGACCGGTCGTGTCCTGCATTACGGGGTCAGCTACTCCTCGTGCTCCCTATGGGGCTTACGATGCCGTCGCCGGAATCTGCTACTCGATTCCCGTCGCCGCTCGCCGTTTAAGTAGCTCTGGTCACAAGGTGTAGATACGACGGGAGGCTGGCCGTTCTCGCGGTGGAACTACCCGAGTAGCCTGGGGCTTCGGCGCGTTTATTCGGCGTGCACGGAACGTCTGCGTATGGGAGCCGACGCCCGAATCCGGGTCGCGACGCCGGCGGACGCGGCCGCCGTCCGCGACATCTACGCCCCGTTTTGTGAATCGACAGCGGTCACCTTCGAGGAAACCGCGCCCACCGAGGCCGAAATAGCCGGCCGGATCGAATCGACCCTCGAGACGCATCCCTGGCTCGTCTGCGAAACCGATACGGAGGTCGTCGGCTACGCCTACGCGGGGCCGCTGCGAACGCGCCGCGCCTACGAGTGGGTCGTCGAACTATCGATCTATCTCGCCGAGTCGATCCGCCGCTCGGGCGTCGGCCGGGCGCTGTACGAGTCGCTGTTCGCCGTCCTCGAGCGTCAGGGGATCCGCGACGCCTACGCCGTGACGACGGTTCCCAACCCCGGGACCGAGCGGTTCCACGAGTCCGTAGGGTTCGAGCGTGTGGTCGACTTTCCGGCGATCGGCTACGCGGACGGTGAGTGGCGAGACGTGGCCTGGTGGCGGCGGCCGCTGGCTGAGAAGCCAGACGAGCCCGACCGTCCGCGTCCGTTTCCTGCGGTCCGCGAGGACGAGGACTGCGAATCGCTCGTCCGGTCGGGCGAGTCGTCCCTCGGCCGGCCCTGAACGGATCGCGACCGCCACAGACCGAAGCCGCTTTCTTCGACCACCGACTGGTATCTCGCATGAATCCTTCGAGCTGGCGAACCTACCTCGTCACGCAGGCGTCGCTCTCGGGCGACCGATCGACGCTCGAGATCGTTCGGGCGGCTATCGACGGCGGCGTCGACGCCGTCCAGTTGCGCGAGAAAGACTCGAGCGCCCGGTCGCGGTACGAACTCGGACACGAACTGCGCGAGCTGACGGCTGAGGCGGGCGTCGACCTCATCGTCAACGATCGGATCGACATCGCACAGGCGATCGACGCCGACGGCGTCCACGTCGGCCAGTCGGACCTGCCCGTCGCTGTGGCTCGGGACCTGCTCGGAGCCGACGCGATCGTGGGCTGTTCGACCGCGACGGTCGCCAAAGCCCGGGAGGCGGAAGCCGAGGGCGCGGACTACCTCGGCGTCGGCGCGGTCTACGGCACCTCCTCGAAGGACGTGGCCGACGGCAAGGACGGAGTCGGGCCGGAGCGGATCGCCGCGATCGCCGACGCCGTCTCGATCCCGATCGTCGGCATCGGCGGTATCACGGCTGACAACGCCGGGCCGGTCGCCGAGGCCGGCGCGGCCGGCGTGGCCGTCATCAGCGAGATCACGGGAGCCCCGGACCCGCGATCCGCGACGGAGGCGCTCGCGGCGGCTGTCGAAACCCCGAAGGCCATCGATCACGGAGGGGCAGACGAATGAGTGTCACTGACATCGCCGCCGCGGACCTCGCGGACTCGGTCCGCGCAGTTCGGGAGACGGAGCCGCTCGTCCAGCATCTGACCAACACGGTGACGATCAACGACGTGGCGAACCTGACCCTCCACTGGGGCGGGCTGCCCGTGATGGCCGACTCCTTCGGCGACGCCGGCGAGATGGCCGACCTCGCGCGCGCGGTGCTGATCAACATCGGCCAGGTGCCCGACGGCCGCGTCGAGGCCATGCACGAAGCCGGCCGGAAAGCAAACGAACGGGGGATTCCGGTCGTCCTCGACCCCGTCGGCGTCGGCTCGACGCCCTCGCGGCAAGCGGTCGCCGAGAGCCTCCTCTCTGAGATCGACTTCACCGTCATCAAGGGCAACTACGGCGAGATCAGCGCACTCGCGGGCCTCGAGGCCGAGGTCAAGGGCGTCGAATCCGTCGGCGACTACGAGGAGATCGAGCGGACCGCCCGCTCGCTGGCCGACTCGACCGACACGGTCGTCGTCGCCTCGGGCGTCGACGACATCGTCGCGGACGCGGACGGCGCGGTCGAACTGGCCGCCGGCCACGAGATGCTCGGCGAGGTCGTCGGCACCGGCTGCATGCTCGGTGCAACCGTCGCCACCTTCTGTGGTGCACTCGAGGACACCCACGCCGCGGCCGTCCACGGCACGCTCGCGTTCGGGATCGCCGGCGAGCGCGCGGCCGACCTCGAGTACGCGGGGCCGGGCAGCTACCGGACGAACTTCCGCGACGCCGTCTACGGCCTGACCGGCGACGCAGCCGCCGCTCTCGATCTTGCAGACCGCGCCGAACAGGTCCTCTGAGTGGGGCCGATCGGAACCCATCACGATTCCTGAGATTCCCGTCGGTCGGAACGGATTGAAACCGTTTTCATCCCCCGGAACGAACTGTGAGCTATGGCTCGAGACGAACTCGAAAACGCGGCCGAGTCGATCGAACAGGCGGCCGACGCCGCGTCCGACGAGGAGGCACAGGAGCGACTCCAGAATCAGGCAGCGAAGTTCGCGGACTACGCCGACGCCGACCGCGGGCCGGACCACGGTCAGCTCGCGCGCCACGAACACATCCTGAACGACATCGCCGACGACGAAGGCGGCGACGTGGAATCGAACCTCGAGGACGCGCTCGAGTCGATCAGCGCGTTCCGGTCGACGGTCGAGGGTGTTTAGCGGTTCGGCGTCGAGGATCGAGGACGGGACGAGTATTTTTCAGCGGCTCGAGGAGTATCGATTCGACGTTGTTACGTGGCCTGCGAAAGCGTCTGTGAGTGAGCGATCGCGACGCGTCGCCTCGAGATCGAAGAATCGGGGTCAGAGTCCGTTATCGTGGCAACACCGGACCTCCTCGTCCTCCCCAGCCGACTCGTTCGTTCGCGTTGCTCACTCACTCGTCCCTCGCGCAGTATCACTGGTCGCCCTCGCTTTCGCTCGGCCGACCACCAGCGCACGCCACCGTGGCCAGTTGATCGATCAGGAACGAGGCAGAGGACGCCGCACCACTTTCCATAGACTGCGGCGCGTTCTTCCCACGAAACGGCTGACCGTCTCGCTCAACAGACGGGTTTCGGGTTCGCGCCCATTCCCTCGAGCGTCTCGACGTACTCGTCGTAGGCGGCCTGAATCGCGCCCGTCGCGGCCTCTTCGGCGCGCTCCCAGTCCTCGTCGGTCTCGCAAACGTCCTCGAGCAACTCTGTAGCGCGCTCGAGTTGGTCGTCCAGTTCCTCGCCGAAGCCGCGGAACAGGCTGGCGGTCTGGGGGTCGGCGTCGCCGACGAAGTAGCCGACGACCTGGTCTTTCGAGCGCTTGCTCGCGAGAATGCGGCCGACGAACGCGCCGACGCGTTCGACCGTCTCCTCGCGGTCCCGGAGGTACTCGTGGAGGTTCGGGACTTCCTCGGGTTCGTACTCGTCGTCGGCGAGTTTGCCGTCGACGGTCTCGTAGTGGTCTCGTTCCTCCTCGGCCGTGGCCTCGAAGGCCGCGCGGGCCTCGTCGTCGGCTTCGTCGTCGGCCCACTCGAGGAAGGTTTGCCAGGCGGCGTACTCGGCGTCGGCGGTCGCCTCGAGGACGGGTTCGGTGTCGATGTCGCCGCCGGTGTCTGCGTACAGCGACTTCGAGGAGCCGAGTCGCGAGAGTGCGGTCTGGTTTGCCTCGCTGACGGTCTCGACGAACGTGTCCGGATCGGTCATGGCGAGACCTTCGGGAGGGCTCGAGTTATGTCTATCGTGACGGCGGCAGCCGAGACGACCAGCCGCGCCCGCGGTGGCGGGCGATAGGCGGCGGCTACGGTTCGCGAGTGAACCCCCAACCGCGGCATAACAATATCGATCACCGGACTGTCATCGATCGGAATGAAACGACGAGCGTATCTCGTGACGGCCGCCGCGGCGACCCTCGGCGGCTGCGCCGCCCTGAGCGATTCGAGTGCGTCCGACGAGACTCCCGACGACGGCGACGACGGGAACACCACCCAGACGGACGCCCCGCAGGAGACGATCGACGAGGAGGCCGGCTCGTTCGACCGATTCGACGACCTCTCGATGTGGGAAGTGATGGAAGGCTCGCTGGAACTCGACACCGACCGGGCGTACGTCGGCGACCAGTCCGGCCGCATGGAAGCGACCGAAGCCGAGACGCGGGTGATGATCAAACGGCGCTTCGACACGCCGCGGGACCTCTCGAACGAGTTCCCCGCGCTGGCACTGGCGTCGGAGCAGGACATCGCCCCGTTCGTGCAGCTCACCGACACCGGCGGGAATCGGCTCCTCCTCCAGACCGATGTCCCGCCGGGGCTACCGCTGCTTCACCACAATCCGAGCGTCGCCCGTACCGACGGCGACCCGGACCTGAGTGCAATCAAACACGTCAAAATCTCGGCGTGGGCCGGCGAGGGTGACCCGGCGACAGTCTGGTGTGACGACCTCTACTTCGTCTCCCGACCGGAGACGGGGAAGGTCCTCATCCAGTTCGGCGACGGCACCGAGACCGCCTACACGCGGGCCCGTTCGACGCTGTCCGACCACGGCTTTCCCGCGACGGCGTTCGTCCCGACGAACTACGTCGGCCGCGAGGGCTACCTCAGCAGCGACCAGTTAGGGACCCTCTCGAGCGAGGGCTGGACGATCGGCAGTCAGGGCCAGTCGGGCAGCGGCCTCGTCGGGAAAAGCGAGTCCGAGCAACAACGTGAGATTCGGGGCGCGATCGACTGGCTCGAGCGCAACGGGTTCGAAGACGGCGCGAGCTACTTTGCCTATCCGCTCAACCGGTACGACGAGACGGCGATGACCCTCGTCGACGAACACCACGAGCTGGGCTTCGTCGGTGGCTACGCCGGTCACGCCGACCTGCTGAATCCGGCGCTCGCACCGCGTGCGGTCGGGCCGTCGGCCGACGAGGCAAAGCAACTGATCGACCGGACGGCGCAGTTCCGGACGATCACGACCCTCTCCTATCCGGAGCTCTCCGGCGAGACGGCCGCGGCGTTCGAGGAGACGATGTCGTACCTCGCGGACGCCGCATCGGCCGGCGATCTCGAGGTCGTCGGCCCGGACGAGGTCGCGTCGAATCACGTCTACGAGCCGTAGTCGGTCAGAAGACATCGAGTCCCCGTCGCGTTGCTGGCGCTCTTTTTGCAGGGACGACGACAACGGATGCGATAAAATTGCTCGGTCGGTCGTACGCTGTGCCGTTCAGTTGCCCTTCTCGATCGGGGCGTTGACCAGGTTGCCCCACTCGGTCCAGGAGCCGTCGTAGTTGACGGTGTCGTCGTAGCCGAGCAGTTCGTGCAGGGCGAACCACGCAACGGAGGATCGCTCGCCGATGCGGCAGTAGGCGACGGTCGTCTCGTCGCCGTCGATGTCCTCGTCGGCGT
Proteins encoded in this window:
- a CDS encoding polysaccharide deacetylase family protein, producing the protein MKRRAYLVTAAAATLGGCAALSDSSASDETPDDGDDGNTTQTDAPQETIDEEAGSFDRFDDLSMWEVMEGSLELDTDRAYVGDQSGRMEATEAETRVMIKRRFDTPRDLSNEFPALALASEQDIAPFVQLTDTGGNRLLLQTDVPPGLPLLHHNPSVARTDGDPDLSAIKHVKISAWAGEGDPATVWCDDLYFVSRPETGKVLIQFGDGTETAYTRARSTLSDHGFPATAFVPTNYVGREGYLSSDQLGTLSSEGWTIGSQGQSGSGLVGKSESEQQREIRGAIDWLERNGFEDGASYFAYPLNRYDETAMTLVDEHHELGFVGGYAGHADLLNPALAPRAVGPSADEAKQLIDRTAQFRTITTLSYPELSGETAAAFEETMSYLADAASAGDLEVVGPDEVASNHVYEP
- a CDS encoding GNAT family N-acetyltransferase, yielding MGADARIRVATPADAAAVRDIYAPFCESTAVTFEETAPTEAEIAGRIESTLETHPWLVCETDTEVVGYAYAGPLRTRRAYEWVVELSIYLAESIRRSGVGRALYESLFAVLERQGIRDAYAVTTVPNPGTERFHESVGFERVVDFPAIGYADGEWRDVAWWRRPLAEKPDEPDRPRPFPAVREDEDCESLVRSGESSLGRP
- a CDS encoding Coenzyme F420 hydrogenase/dehydrogenase, beta subunit C-terminal domain produces the protein MGTDREDERSESSKKRAGAKRHASREASLRSASDRASGERSDPRGSDDERRFPRVPDSDDDDDAVIVPDAGAGASRSREGTDHAREGAIATDGGASDGDSCSPDTCTCGEKTRETTTDQPVATDGAGVANVDEMGELGDLEFTEPAENASQDVYDDAPDTRVGIPEGVDLDTPEYSIRSQMNDIETPDEKTWFMELDEAVIDAGRCIQCGTCVAACPSDSIGVGDDGLPELVKMCTGCSLCWDFCPRGGLRYERQWKITGGEDNVKGAGDPITEFSAKVDDDWTDGAQDGGVVTGVLATLLEEGEIDGALVATESEDEPWKAESFLATTTEELIANAGTVYNQTLALGNLDLEQWEHKLPDKDWADLSLAIVGTPCEIEGIRALQDFEWDYQAQNEGIRAVDYTIALMCTKNFNYYSLMGEQLEEKRDISPDEIGKMDVLHGKMMVYGHDGEMILEEDIENFHDAALKGCDECADFTGFCSDITVGSVGSSDEYSSVIIRTEQGMKAWELTEPKLDYHDLEDKSAVGKLQGWDKKKAFESLERPFDPDAPRFIDYTDHAENYGTALNPHDQGH
- the thiM gene encoding hydroxyethylthiazole kinase, whose translation is MSVTDIAAADLADSVRAVRETEPLVQHLTNTVTINDVANLTLHWGGLPVMADSFGDAGEMADLARAVLINIGQVPDGRVEAMHEAGRKANERGIPVVLDPVGVGSTPSRQAVAESLLSEIDFTVIKGNYGEISALAGLEAEVKGVESVGDYEEIERTARSLADSTDTVVVASGVDDIVADADGAVELAAGHEMLGEVVGTGCMLGATVATFCGALEDTHAAAVHGTLAFGIAGERAADLEYAGPGSYRTNFRDAVYGLTGDAAAALDLADRAEQVL
- a CDS encoding DUF7553 family protein — encoded protein: MARDELENAAESIEQAADAASDEEAQERLQNQAAKFADYADADRGPDHGQLARHEHILNDIADDEGGDVESNLEDALESISAFRSTVEGV
- a CDS encoding AEC family transporter; this encodes MTDLLAIFASAVGPIVAIAAVGYVLATVREIDPEPLNTAVVYVLAPALVFHSLATTRLEASTLLRVAVGIGVFTAAMWVIAELVGRAVGEEEPALSALVLVAIFTNSGNLGIPVSDFAFGAVGRQTAVLFLSVQSVLMYTVGVYVASRSSGSAGLEGVRRVFYIPLVYAVVAALGARALDIVPPADTAAMETLQLVGDASIPLMLLILGIQLARSNTATAVSRAWPATALKMAVAPAVGLGVALLVGFENATVARVFVLETAMPAAVTPLILVIEFAGSARTEGVLVSEYVSTCVFLTTLLAIPALTVLIAILQSGIVI
- the thiE gene encoding thiamine phosphate synthase, which encodes MNPSSWRTYLVTQASLSGDRSTLEIVRAAIDGGVDAVQLREKDSSARSRYELGHELRELTAEAGVDLIVNDRIDIAQAIDADGVHVGQSDLPVAVARDLLGADAIVGCSTATVAKAREAEAEGADYLGVGAVYGTSSKDVADGKDGVGPERIAAIADAVSIPIVGIGGITADNAGPVAEAGAAGVAVISEITGAPDPRSATEALAAAVETPKAIDHGGADE
- a CDS encoding rubrerythrin family protein, which translates into the protein MTDPDTFVETVSEANQTALSRLGSSKSLYADTGGDIDTEPVLEATADAEYAAWQTFLEWADDEADDEARAAFEATAEEERDHYETVDGKLADDEYEPEEVPNLHEYLRDREETVERVGAFVGRILASKRSKDQVVGYFVGDADPQTASLFRGFGEELDDQLERATELLEDVCETDEDWERAEEAATGAIQAAYDEYVETLEGMGANPKPVC